The Spinacia oleracea cultivar Varoflay chromosome 2, BTI_SOV_V1, whole genome shotgun sequence DNA segment TCTTTAGGATCCAAGGGTGCTCCAGTATCTTCTGAAGAGAGAGCCTCTTCGAGGTGTCTTTCACCAGAAGCTACAAGATGTCAACATTACGTGCTCAGAAACTCAAAAAAATGACTTTCAGAGGTCCAGGTTTTCCAGGGAAAATTCTGTGCAGAGAATACTTACTCGGATAATTAGATCCTTGGCATCTGTTGAAACTTGAGGTGCGTCTGGGAAGTTCAAATCAACCTTCATAATCCTACAAATGAGAATTGTTGAGATAATTACCAAGCTCTTAACCTATACATACtgttttttaacaaatttttttGCTTATGTGTTTTTTCTTACCTTCTGAAAGTATCGCGTTGGCTCTCAGCCTCAAATGGAGGTACTCCATACAAGAATTCATAACAAAGGACACCCAAAGTCCAGTTGTCAACAGCGTAATCATGGGCTTTGTTTTCCACCATTTCTGGTGCCAAATAGTCAAGAGTTCCACACATGGTGTGTCTCTTGTTTCTCGACTGTACCGACCACCCAAAATCTGCAATCTTCAGACGACCCTGAGAAGGAAAAAGAATTCAACACTCTATTAATCTTCATCCATGAAGCCTTTCACTTAACTAATAACCAAGCTATTAGCCATCCAATCATATTCGCAATTTATAACAGATTGCAGTTATTGACTAATGAAGGAATCAAAGTGTTTATTGTGGCTGTATCTACACTGAAAAGTGAAAACTATTTATTTACGCTGGAAAATGTCTGTTTAGATAATTATTCAGTTCAATGATTTACTATGCGTGAATTTGTTCACAAAGAAAAACAATACATGCATTAGTTCATCAAACAGTATAGTTATATAGTATATGAATCTATAAGATGCATAAATTAGTATAGGTATAGTCCAATTGCGAAAAAGCCTAACTGAAAGCACAGCAGGTTACTCAGAATAATACCTCATGATCAAGCAACAAATTTTCCGGTTTGATGTCCCTGTGGATGACATTCTTGTCGTGACAATAGGCCAACGCTTCTGTCAGACTTGCAATGTACTGTCTCAAGAAAACAATCAAAATAAATTCCACATTCCCACAAAAAGAAAATAGAGAAGCAACCTAAGAGCAGCCAAACTGAATGCAATACCCAATTAAGACAAACAATGTAACAAAATCTGAAATATCAAAATAAAACACAGAAAAAGACACCCAACAGCATTGTCCTTTCTTCATTGATCACCGGGTACAAGAAACTCACCAGATTTAACAGAAATAATTTAAGCTTAATCATTCCCTATAGATCTCAATATCAAAAACAGCCATTCACAAACCAATTTCCGCCATCAAACTGTATAATGTCTCTCTTGATTGGTAATTCCATCAAAGTACACTAGTCATTCTCAAAATTACAACACTAAGGAAACTCCAAATGAGCAACTAAATCATCATTTTGACAACGAAAATCCACTTAACTTAAAAAAGAATTAAACATCCAAGTCGTAATATACAGaattaaattgaaattgaaattataCCGTGGCAGCCTGCTGCTCAGGAAGATGACCTAATGTACGGAGTTCCTTATAAAGTTCACCCCTAAACGCATACTCAAGGATCAAGATTATCCTATCCTCATCATGAAACCACCCATAAAGCCTCAAAACATTCGGATGGCGTAAACTCATCTGAATCTCCATCTCTCTCCTCAGTTGATGATGCAGCTTATACTTTTCTATCTGCTCCTTGAATATCACCTTCAACGCCACTATATACTTACTCTGCGCCATCaaattttggaaattaaaacCAAGTTATACAGTAGAATAATTGAATTAAGAACAAATTAATGCTTAAAAATTGGAAGAATTTGGGGAAATAGAGAAATACCTTGACTTCGCGAGCGAGGTAAACCCTGCCGAATTTTCCTTTTCCCAATGGTTTTCCGATTTCGAAATCGGCCATTGACCAGTCACGCTCGATGCTAGGGTTTTGCGGTTGCTGCTGCGTCTTAGATTGTTGAATCGGTTGAGGCTTATTGGGACGCTGGTGGAGTTTTCGCGGAGGTTTAGGGATTTGGGGCGCCATTGTTTTTGCTtcagtgaggagagagaaatggagGACTAGTGAGAAGGGGGAGAGAAAAGGAGGGAAagatttgtgaattgtgattcAAATTTATGAATGCATCATTGAAAAGGAAAGTATTTGTGAGGTACGTTCCGTACGGAGTAATGGCTTAatgccctgttctttttggcttaatttcagttttatGACTTATTtatcagttcagttcagttcagtctagttcagttcaggagcatttagttcagttcagttcaggagcattcagttcagttcagttcaggagcatttagttcagttcaattcagttcaggagcattcagttcagttcagttcagttcagttcaggagcattcagttcagttcaattcagttcacttcagttcagtttaggagcattaagttcagttcaatttaattcagtttaattcaattcaattcaatttaatttaattaatgtgGTTCGGGATAGCATTGTTGATGTTTGAGTAACCATAGTGAggtcgctgcccctaaactcatgAAGAAACTGGCAGATATATACttcacaaaggttactgcatcTGCAGAATCCACCTTCTTTTTATCTTCTCGACAGTTGGCGTTGTGGAAATCGCAgcagggagatcacacctctgcttggcttcgtgcggtccccatatcaggtttgggacaaccgatgaatgctaaggcttaccgatgtgtactgtgttaccggttgggggttcctttgttctctgttacggcgccatgttctgcttgttccagggtctttgcgggagacatctttggtgatcatgcggtgtcatgtgctagcatcgtgggtattaaacatcggcataatgtggttcaggatacccttgttgatgtttgttatcgctctgggatttcggcgcggaaagaggttgatGTTGGTCTATCTGGAGGGAACGATGGGGCACTCCGACCAGCAGACGTGTTGCTCTGCTCTTGGGATCGGGGatgtgatgtgtgtgttgacttgacgggatcATCCCCTTTGACACAGTCTGGGTTGGCTGGATTTGTCCCGGGCCGGGTTGTGGCTGATGCGGCTATTCGGAAACGCgtcaagtacgaagcacgttgcaGGGCCATTAGTTATGGCTTTCTttcgttctctttctcttctttgggggagctggataaggtGATGTagcgttgctgaagcggatttagaagttttctaggactcaggacattggggctcgtgctgctgctcatattttcaccaggataggcTTTGCTATAACCAGAGGAGTatgggcccagattgtatctcggcttcccactaactatttgtaaattatttgactttgttagcatttgatttataataataataataataataataataataataatattattattattattaatattacttatattattatttatattattgtattacttattatttatatttatattattacattattatattacttattatttatatttatattattatattacttattattattattattattattatgggaaaacaccaaaacgttacaagcttaacaagctacaaagatcaaatgaactacaagaagttggaggggagccgagatacaatctgggcccccactcctctagctatggcgaacccgatcctgctgaaaatgtgggcagctgcccgtgccccaatgtcttgagccctggagtacgtctggacccgcttcagcaaagaaacagcccctttctctaattccccaaaagaagagaaggaaaaaggaaagaaaccgtaacccaaagccctacaacgtgccccatacttatcctgcttccgctgcgctgcaaccgccacaacccgacccggaacgaagcctgacaacccagattgcgtcataggggaagacccagtcaagtcaacacacacatccagaccgccatcccatgagtaaagcagtatatctgcaggacgaagagctccatcactctcactagtcagcccaacatcaacctccttgcgagcagaaatccccgaccgatagcaaatatccaaaagggtatcacgaacaacattatgtcgatgtttgatacccacaatcccagcacaagacacggcatgatccccataaatgtccccgtcgaaaacccgagagcaagcagaacacggcgtcgaataagagaacaacggaatacccaaccgatagcaaagaaccgaacgataagtcttaccgttcatagtctggcctaaccccgagatggggactgcccgcaaccaagccgaggagtgatccccttgctgtgatttccatagggcaacaagacgcgaagataaggagtaggcggattccgcatcagcagtaaccttcgtgaaatatatgtctgccaattccttcatgagtctgggggcagcgatctcactaggcctacgcataaggtcggtctccacggtcctattgaaactaattattattattattattattattattattattattatttataactaattatttattaataattaatataatttattattttttttattaattagttacggattagtagttattagttattaaatatgaattattattattattattattatttatcattattgtaattatttagtaataaattacaaattattattattacttattatatAGTTACACTACTACAGAAATATCATTTAATAGCGttcttttaatagcgcttttatcCATTTCGCTTTTAAAAGTATTAAAAATAGCATATGATAGCGCTTACAAAAAATACGCTGTCATATGTACAACTTACTATAGCGGAAAAAGAGCAGGTACCTACACAAAAACTTTCTCTCTCTGCCATGGTGAGTGCACGATAAGGTTGCTTGCTAACGTGCACGCCCCACTGCAATgacgaggaagaagaagaaccaGAAGCACGAAGTTAGGGATGTTAATGAAGAAGCCTCTACCATTCTTCACACAGTGTTATCTCGCCCGAAGAACCAACATTAGTTGAGGAATGTGACACCCATTAATGTCGATGGAGCTCGTGTGACGCCGGTGAGAATCTCACCATTCCCGTCGCATCCGAGTAATGGACCTCCTTCCCCCCACACTCAGGAAGCTATTGAGGCCTATCATAAGGCGATTAATTACACACCTGCTCAATCCGTGGAAACCCAGATGGATTCACTGCAGATTCCAGGAATTTTGGAGGAGGTTCAAGGGAGAGGAGTTCTGGGTGGATCTGCGCTTGAGAAGGTGCGAGAAATGATGAAAAATGTTAATGTTGTCCTAGGTTTGAGAAATGGTACGGAAACCCTTGGTGGAGATGGTGATTTGAACACCCAGAAAACAGAGCATGCTCGAAGTGTTGAAAAGGATGAAAGAGAGAGGGTGCAGCCTCAACTAGGGGTGTTCATAAAAAACCGTAACCGCGTACCGTACCGAAAACCGAAAAAACCGACCTAAATGGGCGGTAAATCGAActgaaaaaataatataaacggTTACGGTAACCGAACCGGCAAAATTAACGGTTAAACGGGTCGGTTACGGTTACAATTTTTGACAAAACGGTTAACCGAATAAAccgaaatttattttttcaaaaaaataattcaatttaatttagttGGAGGTGACAAAATCATAAAATTATAGGTAAAGTATTTAagtaaaaaaatgtttgtttgtgcaCAACTAGCCCAATTAGTGTACTTACTTCTTAGGCTCTTAGCCCattaggccctgttctgttcaccttatttccacttattttaggaaaaataagttcagataagttcagttaagttcaaataagttcatataagataagttcaggaaaaataagggtttgccaagtacaatttataactaaaataagttttgataagttctaataagttcagataagttcagataagttcagttaagttcagataagttcagataagataagttcaggaaaaataagtgaaaatcaggtgaatagaacgcagccttAGTCTTTTCTTGAAACAATAAGTACGTTACTTCGTAATTTTGTTTGAAGTTGATGAACTTGTGTAATTTTAGACATTGTTTACACTTATTTTTGTTTGACTTGATCTTCTATTTCAGATTgttattttttgtaaaaaaataatacgATAAATGtgatccaaaataaaaataaataatttaatagcGGTTTATGGTTAACCGGGTAACCGTACCGAAACCGCGGTTAACCGTTTAAACGGTAACCGATTTAAACGGTACGGTTACGGTTACGGTTCATGAAAATGCCTAACCGAAATTTTCGGTTACCGAACCGAATCAAGTTTCGGGACGGTTAACCACCCATGAACACCCCTAGCCTCAACAAGTTCAAGATGGTATTAATGGCGTGTCAAAACCTCCCTGGGTAAGCCTGTTTAAGCCTAAAAACCTCACTGCTAAAGGTATATCTCTTTCATTCATTGCTCCTATTGTCTGTGATGGCTCCCCTGTTGTTATGCTTGAACAATCTGATTTAGATGAAATGGCTGTAAAATGGGAATCTGCTGTCATTATGTATGTGGTAGGGGACAAGCCTTCTACTTGGGCTGTTATTCGCTTTTTTGAGAAGGACTGGAATGTTATGTCAAAACCACAGGTGTTACTCCATGAGGATGGATACTTTGTCATCGGATTTGCTTCTAAGAAAGAAAGGGATTCAGTCTTGTTGGCTGGACCTCATTCATTTTTTGGTAAACCAGTGATAGTTAAACCCTGGTCACCAGAGTTTAATTTTCAGACTGAAGTTCTTAGAGTTGTGCCAATTTGGGTTAGATTTCCTAACCTTCCTTTGAATTGACGGGGAGCTGGATCTTTGAGTAGAATAGGAAGTCTGCTTGGTGTACCTCTATTTGCTGATGAATGTACTACTTGCCAGCAGAGAATATCTTTTGCTAGAATTCTTATTGAAATAGATGTCACCAAGACCTTACCTAGAAGTGTGATGCTACATGATCCAGCTGGTACCACTTTTAAGCAACAGGTTGAGTATGATTGGTTGCCACCATATTGTTCTGCCTGCAAGATGGTTGGACATGTTTGTAGCAATGAGAAGAAAAACACTGCTAGGCTTGTTCTTGCTGCTCATGTTCAGAAGAAGGTGCAAAAGGTTTGGGTTCCAAAGCAGACAGTTGTTGCTGATGAACCTAAACAAACTAGTGAGACTGGAAATGTCATGGTGGAAGATGAGACCAGTAATGAGATGGACCCTACTATGGATACAGTCATTACTCCAAAAGCTCCTGTACAAGATGATGGATGGAGGGTGGTGTCTAGAAGAAGAAGGGTGACAAGAAGCCGTGTGCATAGCACTGGGTTGGCACAGGTTGGATATGCTATTGAGGAGAGTGGTGATGTAGGGATTCCCTCTCATATTCCACCATGAATCTCTGCACTTGGAATGTGAGGGGTATGAATGACCCCATCAAGGTAGGAGAAATTAAAAAATTCTTAGCTGAGAATAAAATAGTTGTAGTAGCTTTAGttgaaactaaaataaaagaagaaaattgTAACAAAATTCTGAAGAAATTTGGTTCTGTGTGGCAATGGGATTTCAATTACTCTCACTCACCTAGGGGGAGAATTTGGCTAGGGTGGAAGCATGCTGTTGTGACAGTACAGATTTTGCAGGAAACTGAGCAGATGATCCACACTTTTGTTACAGCAAAAAGTGGACAATTTAGTACATTCTTCACTCCAGTGTATGGTCTGCATAGAATTGATACTAGGAAGACTCttttgggttgatttgaacAACCTTAGTTATGTGATCACAAGTTCATGGTTGGTTATGGGTGACTTTAACTCCATCCTTTATTCTGATGACAGGCTTAATGGTAGTATTGTTACTGCCACTGAAACTAGAGATTTTGAAGCTTGTATTGATGGTGCAGCATTGGCTGAATTGAAATGTTGTGGTCATTTCTGCTCTTGGAGTAACAAGGGGCAGGGTGATCTGAGAATCATCTCTAAAACTAATAGAGCCTTTGGAAATACAAGCTGGCACCTCAATTTCAGCAATTGTTGATTATCTGAATCCAGGTCTTTCAGACCATTCCCCTCTTTTAATGTCCTGCAATGTCAATGTGTGTACAGCTGGTAGACCATTTAAGTTCTTCAACTATATGGCAGATCACCCTAAATTCTTGCAGACTGTTCAAGCTGGGTGGAGCACTGGGGTTCATGGGAATGGGAATGGGAATAGGCTTACTCAGGTGTGGACTAAGCTCAAAGTAGTTAAGCAAGGCCTTAAACACCTTCATCAGCATGAGTTTGCAAAACTGGAGGAAAGAATTGAGAACATTAGAACTGAGttgagtctggttcaaactcaGTTAGCTGATAATTCCACATATGTGTTACAATGGACAGAGAAGGAATTCTCTGAACAGTTGAAAAAGTTCCTTCATGTGCAAGAATCTGCTTATAGGCAGAAATCCAGAATTCAATGGCTGCAAATTGGGGATTCCAATTCAAAATTCTTCTTTAGTGCAATGAAGGAAAGACAAGCAAGAAACAGTATTGATGTGTTGTATGACAGTTCTGGGAAGAAGCTAACTACTATGCAAGAAATTAAGGGTGAGATTAGTCAGTTTTACAAAGGACTGATTAGCACTGCTGCTCCTTCCTTAATTGGGATTGATGTGAATATTGTTAGGAAGGGTAAACAGTTGTCTTCTAGTGCATCTGATGAGTTGATACAACATGTTACAGAAAGTGAAATTGATGCTGCATTAAAAGGAATCGATCCTAATAAAGCTCCAGGATTAGATGGCTTTAATAGTCTATTCTTTTTGATGGCTTGGGGAGTTATTAAAGGAGATGTCTACAAGGCTGTGCA contains these protein-coding regions:
- the LOC110804845 gene encoding serine/threonine-protein kinase Aurora-3-like, with amino-acid sequence MAPQIPKPPRKLHQRPNKPQPIQQSKTQQQPQNPSIERDWSMADFEIGKPLGKGKFGRVYLAREVKSKYIVALKVIFKEQIEKYKLHHQLRREMEIQMSLRHPNVLRLYGWFHDEDRIILILEYAFRGELYKELRTLGHLPEQQAATYIASLTEALAYCHDKNVIHRDIKPENLLLDHEGRLKIADFGWSVQSRNKRHTMCGTLDYLAPEMVENKAHDYAVDNWTLGVLCYEFLYGVPPFEAESQRDTFRRIMKVDLNFPDAPQVSTDAKDLIIRLLVKDTSKRLSLQKILEHPWILKNADPTRIFRC
- the LOC110804851 gene encoding uncharacterized protein; amino-acid sequence: MNLCTWNVRGMNDPIKVGEIKKFLAENKIVVVALVETKIKEENCNKILKKFGSVWQWDFNYSHSPRGRIWLGWKHAVVTVQILQETEQMIHTFVTAKSGQFSTFFTPVLNGSIVTATETRDFEACIDGAALAELKCCGHFCSWSNKGQGLSDHSPLLMSCNVNVCTAGRPFKFFNYMADHPKFLQTVQAGWSTGVHGNGNGNRLTQVWTKLKVVKQGLKHLHQHEFAKLEERIENIRTELSLVQTQLADNSTYVLQWTEKEFSEQLKKFLHVQESAYRQKSRIQWLQIGDSNSKFFFSAMKERQARNSIDVLYDSSGKKLTTMQEIKGEISQFYKGLISTAAPSLIGIDVNIVRKGKQLSSSASDELIQHVTESEIDAALKGIDPNKAPGLDGFNSLFFLMAWGVIKGDVYKAVQEFFYHWGYAKAN